In Candidatus Methylomirabilis limnetica, a single window of DNA contains:
- a CDS encoding UDP-N-acetylmuramoyl-L-alanyl-D-glutamate--2,6-diaminopimelate ligase: MQLFALIEGTEYQVLHGSVDVEVHDVRYDSRHVRPGDLFVCISGFRRDGHDFLQAAWAAGAVAALVERSDLPEGALRGGTVVRVANARQSLAMVACRFYGHPSHKLAMVGVTGTNGKTTTTYLIESVLRRAGHQVGLIGTIGYRCNGVEIEAARTTPESYDLQALLNRMAHLGTDSVVMEVSSHALALHRVDDCEFDVAVFTNLTQDHLDFHGTMEAYRSAKLSLFEGLGVGSTKATEKAAVINMDDPAADLFLGATRVRRYTYSVQRPADLSATDIDMGPDGVRCQLHTPWGTTAIHSPLLGGYNLSNILAAAATGLHLGVDLSAVADGIAALHHVPGRCERVEGGQEFRVIVDYAHTPDALRRVLHMARQCCPGRLIVLFGCGGDRDRGKRQIMGEAALQLADFTVITSDNPRSEDPHQIIEEVEAGAKKVWGQGKGYVTILDRAMAIREALSLAGQGDMVVIAGKGHEAYQILHDRTIPFDDRQVVREALRELGFNREDRV; encoded by the coding sequence GTGCAACTTTTCGCCTTAATTGAGGGGACCGAGTACCAGGTTCTCCACGGGTCTGTCGATGTAGAGGTCCATGATGTCCGATACGATTCCAGACATGTGAGACCCGGGGATCTATTCGTGTGCATCAGTGGGTTCAGGCGGGATGGCCACGACTTCCTCCAAGCCGCATGGGCCGCGGGTGCCGTTGCAGCCCTGGTGGAGCGAAGCGACCTGCCGGAGGGTGCACTACGGGGTGGGACGGTGGTAAGGGTAGCCAATGCCCGGCAGAGCCTTGCCATGGTCGCGTGTCGATTCTATGGTCATCCCTCGCATAAGCTCGCCATGGTGGGGGTGACAGGGACTAACGGCAAGACGACCACCACCTACCTGATCGAGTCGGTGCTGCGACGCGCAGGACATCAGGTCGGGCTGATCGGGACTATCGGGTATCGCTGCAACGGGGTAGAGATAGAGGCGGCGCGGACGACACCGGAGTCCTACGATCTGCAAGCGCTTCTCAATCGGATGGCGCATCTGGGCACTGACAGCGTCGTCATGGAGGTCTCGTCCCACGCCCTGGCCCTGCATCGCGTTGATGACTGCGAGTTTGACGTGGCCGTGTTCACGAATCTGACACAGGACCACCTGGACTTTCATGGCACCATGGAGGCGTACCGAAGCGCAAAGCTTTCTCTGTTTGAGGGGCTAGGTGTCGGGTCAACGAAAGCGACGGAAAAGGCGGCGGTCATCAATATGGATGATCCGGCTGCTGACCTCTTTCTCGGGGCGACGCGTGTGAGACGCTACACCTACAGCGTGCAACGGCCGGCGGACCTGTCGGCCACCGATATCGATATGGGACCGGATGGAGTTCGGTGCCAACTGCACACCCCGTGGGGGACGACGGCGATTCACTCTCCGTTACTGGGGGGCTATAACCTGTCCAACATCCTGGCAGCCGCTGCTACAGGGTTACATCTCGGCGTGGATCTGTCAGCGGTGGCAGACGGGATTGCCGCACTCCACCACGTCCCGGGTCGGTGTGAGCGAGTAGAGGGGGGACAGGAGTTCAGGGTGATCGTCGATTATGCGCACACCCCTGACGCCCTGCGACGCGTCCTTCATATGGCACGGCAGTGCTGTCCGGGACGCCTGATTGTCCTGTTCGGGTGCGGGGGAGATCGAGATCGGGGGAAGCGTCAAATTATGGGAGAAGCGGCTCTGCAGTTAGCCGACTTTACTGTGATCACCTCCGACAATCCCCGCAGTGAGGACCCTCATCAGATCATCGAGGAGGTCGAGGCTGGGGCGAAAAAGGTATGGGGTCAGGGAAAGGGCTATGTTACAATTTTAGACCGGGCAATGGCCATTCGTGAGGCTCTCTCGCTGGCGGGACAAGGTGACATGGTGGTGATCGCGGGGAAAGGGCATGAGGCCTATCAGATTCTTCACGATCGCACGATTCCCTTTGATGACCGACAGGTGGTCAGAGAGGCGCTTCGCGAGCTGGGGTTCAACCGTGAAGACAGGGTATAG
- a CDS encoding peptidoglycan D,D-transpeptidase FtsI family protein — protein MQRRTRERSSKKGEATPAPAKLGRLRRRVIVLFCSLAAALTIISGRLFSLQVYQYADLVEAAKRQSSDRISSVSRRGTIYDRNGRDLAISIGASSIGARPSQVVNPKRAAAALSAALSLPAEKILERLQTEKPFVWIKRSVSTEEAQAVARLMLKGIESDTESKRFYPKQQQAAHLLGFVGTDDRGLEGLELQYDTYLAGKRKWLAQQQDARRRPIFREEAGEAQGSDLHLTIDEVVQYITERELEAAVTKSGALSGSAIVMDPFSGEILALANYPTFDPNAYTEAVAFARRNRAVVDYYAPGSAFKAIVGAGALEEKLVRPEDQFDGDGGAITVGGVTIRDHERFGIMTFSEVLAHSSNVGAIKVGMRLGKSLYYNYISGFGFGNLTNIDLPGETPGLVRRPKEWSALSLASLSIGMEISVSPLQMLVAMSAIANGGILVRPYVAKSIVAADGKVIVENAPVQVRRVISEATSRTLATVLKGVVTEGTGKEAAVEGFDVAGKTGTSQKLEPATGRYSQHKVVASFVGFVPVEQPRLAIIVIIDDPSTLRWGGSIAAPTFREIARDSLKHLGITPGTRERLRVAEGIRSATFRLN, from the coding sequence ATGCAGCGTCGTACTCGCGAGAGATCGTCCAAAAAAGGAGAGGCCACGCCCGCGCCAGCGAAGCTCGGCCGGTTACGGCGTCGCGTGATCGTGCTGTTCTGCTCGCTTGCTGCAGCCCTCACGATCATTTCCGGCCGGCTCTTTTCTCTCCAGGTGTATCAATACGCGGATCTCGTAGAGGCCGCCAAGCGGCAGTCCTCGGACCGGATTTCATCGGTCTCCAGGCGCGGAACGATTTACGATCGTAATGGTCGGGATCTGGCCATTAGCATTGGGGCTTCCTCAATTGGCGCTCGGCCGTCCCAAGTGGTGAACCCGAAACGTGCCGCCGCAGCCCTGTCTGCCGCGCTCAGCCTACCTGCCGAGAAGATCCTTGAGCGACTCCAAACGGAGAAGCCGTTTGTCTGGATCAAGCGATCAGTCTCCACGGAGGAAGCGCAGGCTGTTGCGCGTCTCATGCTGAAGGGGATCGAATCTGACACGGAGAGTAAGCGATTTTATCCAAAACAGCAACAGGCGGCCCACCTGTTGGGGTTTGTAGGGACAGACGATCGCGGGCTGGAAGGACTTGAGCTGCAGTACGATACCTACCTGGCCGGTAAGCGTAAGTGGCTTGCACAACAACAGGATGCCAGGCGTCGACCGATCTTCAGAGAGGAAGCAGGTGAGGCGCAGGGTTCAGATCTACACCTGACGATTGATGAGGTGGTCCAGTATATCACTGAGCGGGAGCTGGAAGCCGCGGTGACCAAATCCGGCGCCCTCAGTGGCAGTGCCATTGTGATGGATCCTTTCAGCGGCGAAATCCTAGCACTTGCCAACTACCCCACGTTTGATCCCAATGCGTATACTGAGGCGGTGGCTTTCGCTCGCCGGAATCGGGCGGTGGTGGATTACTATGCGCCGGGGTCGGCCTTTAAGGCCATCGTGGGCGCCGGCGCCCTGGAGGAGAAACTCGTGCGACCCGAAGATCAGTTCGACGGAGATGGAGGCGCCATCACGGTGGGCGGGGTCACCATTCGGGATCATGAACGGTTTGGGATCATGACATTTTCTGAGGTACTGGCTCACTCGAGCAATGTGGGGGCTATCAAGGTCGGCATGCGGCTGGGCAAGAGCCTCTACTACAATTACATCAGCGGATTCGGATTTGGAAATCTCACCAATATCGATCTGCCAGGAGAAACGCCAGGCTTGGTCCGGCGTCCGAAGGAGTGGTCGGCCCTCTCGCTCGCCTCGCTCTCCATTGGGATGGAGATCTCCGTGAGTCCCCTGCAAATGCTGGTGGCGATGAGCGCGATTGCGAACGGTGGCATCCTGGTTCGTCCCTACGTGGCGAAGTCAATCGTCGCGGCGGATGGCAAAGTTATCGTCGAGAACGCGCCCGTGCAGGTCAGGCGAGTGATCTCGGAAGCCACATCGAGAACCCTCGCGACTGTCCTCAAAGGGGTGGTAACGGAAGGGACGGGAAAGGAAGCGGCCGTAGAGGGATTCGATGTAGCAGGGAAGACCGGGACCTCTCAGAAGCTGGAACCAGCCACCGGTCGTTACTCTCAGCATAAGGTGGTGGCGTCATTTGTCGGGTTTGTCCCGGTCGAGCAACCTCGGCTGGCTATCATCGTGATCATCGACGATCCGAGCACGCTCCGTTGGGGTGGATCGATTGCAGCGCCGACGTTCCGGGAGATCGCTCGTGATTCCCTGAAACATCTCGGGATTACTCCGGGCACCCGAGAGCGGCTCCGGGTGGCAGAAGGGATTCGCAGTGCAACTTTTCGCCTTAATTGA
- a CDS encoding deoxynucleoside kinase: MADRASKPRYIVVEGPIGVGKTSLAELLAERLQARKSLEDPDENPFIAQFYTDMRRYAFQAQLYFLLNRFRQQQELVQFDLFKQSLVSDYLFAKDKIFAYLTLDDNELALYERLQPLLETRVVKPDLVLYLQASTDVLVRRIQSRARASERELGQAYLEDVNAAYNHFFFHYSATPLLVVNTDEIDFVKHKEDFEDLVKQVEAVRAGTHYYVSLGSRK, translated from the coding sequence GTGGCAGATCGCGCGTCCAAGCCTCGTTACATCGTGGTCGAAGGCCCTATCGGCGTCGGTAAGACGAGCCTGGCCGAATTGCTGGCGGAGCGGCTGCAGGCCAGAAAGTCACTGGAAGATCCTGACGAGAACCCATTTATCGCTCAATTCTATACCGACATGCGTCGGTACGCCTTTCAGGCCCAACTCTATTTCCTGCTGAACAGGTTCCGCCAACAGCAGGAACTTGTCCAGTTCGACCTCTTCAAGCAGTCCCTGGTGAGTGACTATCTATTTGCCAAGGATAAGATCTTCGCGTATCTGACGCTTGACGACAACGAGTTAGCCCTCTACGAGCGATTGCAGCCGCTTCTTGAGACGCGCGTCGTCAAGCCTGACCTCGTCCTGTATCTGCAGGCCAGCACTGATGTCCTGGTCCGGAGAATTCAGTCACGGGCGAGGGCTTCCGAGCGGGAACTGGGACAGGCCTACCTGGAGGACGTAAACGCAGCCTACAACCATTTTTTCTTCCACTACTCAGCGACGCCGCTGCTGGTTGTTAATACCGATGAGATTGACTTCGTCAAACACAAAGAGGATTTTGAAGACCTGGTCAAACAGGTCGAAGCGGTGCGGGCTGGCACCCACTACTATGTGTCGCTTGGATCCCGTAAGTAG
- a CDS encoding cell division protein FtsL — MREQGIAALTSVGRDRVGSLLKPRVDQIRGFDQLPSLLLGSLVLFGVLCYVWQPIQVVRLGYQVEGLAGERADLIRQQKELRLEVARLKSLRRVEEIARGQLGLISPKPGQVIVLE; from the coding sequence GTGAGAGAGCAAGGTATCGCCGCGTTGACGTCGGTTGGACGAGATCGGGTGGGCAGTTTACTGAAACCGCGGGTTGATCAGATTCGAGGGTTCGATCAGCTCCCGTCGCTGCTGTTAGGTAGTCTCGTCCTTTTCGGGGTCCTGTGTTACGTGTGGCAGCCTATTCAGGTAGTTCGACTCGGGTACCAGGTAGAAGGCCTCGCGGGGGAGCGCGCTGACCTCATTCGACAGCAGAAAGAGCTGCGTCTTGAGGTCGCCAGGCTCAAGTCGCTCCGCCGCGTGGAGGAGATCGCCCGCGGTCAGCTTGGACTCATTAGCCCTAAGCCAGGTCAAGTGATCGTACTCGAGTAG
- the panC gene encoding pantoate--beta-alanine ligase — MQNIHEPSAIGRRCESLRREGKTIGLVPTMGAFHEGHLSLMRRARAENDVVIVSIFVNPIQFARGEDFDSYPRDLQDDLAQAERAGVDLVFTPSAEAIYPDGFQTYVDVTEITDGLCGASRPGHFRGVTTIVTKLFNLVRPHRAYFGQKDYQQSAVVRRLVDDLNLDLEIVLLPTIREADGLAMSSRNVRLTPEERQAACVLYASLRLTEERVEAGERNTKLLLDEMRTMIETEPLARIDYVALCDPETLKPLDQIEGPMLAAIAVRFGETRLIDNLLITLP; from the coding sequence GTGCAGAATATTCATGAGCCGTCTGCGATCGGCCGCCGATGTGAGTCGCTTCGGCGCGAAGGGAAGACCATTGGACTCGTACCCACGATGGGCGCCTTTCACGAGGGGCACCTGTCGCTCATGCGGAGAGCGCGCGCAGAAAACGATGTCGTCATCGTAAGCATCTTCGTCAATCCGATCCAGTTCGCGCGGGGCGAGGATTTCGATAGCTATCCGCGGGATCTGCAGGACGATCTGGCCCAGGCGGAGAGGGCAGGGGTTGATCTGGTGTTCACGCCGTCCGCAGAGGCGATCTATCCGGATGGCTTCCAGACGTACGTCGACGTGACCGAGATCACCGATGGGTTGTGCGGCGCTTCCCGTCCTGGGCACTTTCGTGGCGTGACGACGATCGTCACGAAGCTGTTCAATCTTGTCAGGCCGCACCGGGCCTATTTCGGGCAGAAGGACTACCAGCAATCGGCGGTGGTTCGGCGCCTGGTGGACGACCTCAATTTGGACCTCGAGATCGTCCTCTTACCGACGATCCGGGAGGCTGACGGCCTCGCGATGAGTTCCCGAAACGTTCGGTTGACGCCTGAGGAGCGACAGGCGGCATGTGTCCTCTATGCGTCCCTCAGGCTCACGGAAGAGCGGGTCGAGGCAGGAGAGCGGAACACCAAGCTTCTACTCGATGAGATGCGAACCATGATCGAGACTGAGCCGCTAGCGCGGATCGATTATGTAGCCCTCTGTGATCCTGAGACACTGAAGCCGCTCGATCAAATCGAAGGCCCCATGCTGGCCGCTATCGCCGTGCGATTCGGTGAGACGCGTCTCATCGACAATCTCCTGATTACGCTTCCCTGA
- the folK gene encoding 2-amino-4-hydroxy-6-hydroxymethyldihydropteridine diphosphokinase, whose translation MTGERAYIGIGSNLGDRIRCCQEAIRATSEIAGVTVIRVSSFYETAPMPPASGDWFVNGVISVQTQLKPEALLLELRRIERSMGRATERARGSDRSIDLDLLLVGSQIVEQPDLTLPHPRLHQRRFVLAPLCELDPDFRHPVFGVTMRQLLERLNDTSLVRLLAPAARHTGPGENS comes from the coding sequence GTGACGGGTGAGCGTGCATATATCGGGATCGGATCCAATCTGGGCGACCGGATTAGGTGCTGCCAGGAGGCGATCAGGGCCACGTCGGAGATTGCAGGGGTCACGGTGATACGGGTCTCATCGTTCTATGAGACCGCGCCGATGCCTCCAGCCTCTGGTGACTGGTTTGTTAACGGAGTGATTTCGGTACAGACGCAGCTAAAACCGGAAGCGTTGCTGCTCGAGTTGCGGCGGATCGAACGGAGCATGGGTCGCGCGACGGAGCGAGCGCGAGGTAGCGATCGGAGCATCGACCTCGACCTGTTGCTTGTGGGTTCACAGATCGTAGAACAGCCCGATCTTACACTTCCCCATCCGCGGCTGCATCAACGGCGTTTTGTTCTGGCTCCACTCTGCGAACTTGATCCAGATTTTCGCCACCCGGTCTTTGGCGTCACAATGCGGCAGTTGCTCGAACGTCTCAACGATACGTCGCTCGTCAGGCTGTTGGCGCCGGCGGCAAGGCATACAGGGCCTGGGGAGAATAGCTAG
- the panB gene encoding 3-methyl-2-oxobutanoate hydroxymethyltransferase, giving the protein MTSQTVRTVTLQEMKRKGRKITMLTAYDYPMALLVDRAGIDLILVGDSGGMTVLGYETTIPVTMDEMLMMTKAVTRAVKRSMVIADMPFMSYEAEPAEAVRNAGRFVKEGLAHAVKVERGWPSLPCVRAIVDAGIPVMGHVGLTPQTAVLQEGLKVQGRGRDDARRILEDAMALEKAGAFAIVLEAIPGVLARVITKRLTIPTIGIGAGPDCDGQVLVIHDLLGLFDRFVPKFTKQYADLAKVISDAVSRFREEVIECRFPDAAHTYSIDQETERALLDL; this is encoded by the coding sequence ATGACTAGTCAGACGGTCAGGACGGTCACCCTGCAGGAGATGAAGCGAAAAGGGCGAAAGATTACTATGCTGACGGCGTATGACTACCCGATGGCCCTGCTTGTGGATCGCGCCGGGATCGATCTGATTCTGGTAGGTGACTCCGGGGGGATGACCGTTCTGGGGTACGAGACCACAATTCCGGTTACCATGGACGAGATGCTCATGATGACCAAGGCGGTCACTCGCGCTGTGAAGCGATCCATGGTGATTGCTGACATGCCGTTCATGTCGTACGAGGCTGAACCAGCAGAGGCGGTCAGAAACGCCGGGCGGTTCGTGAAGGAGGGTCTGGCTCACGCCGTCAAGGTCGAGCGCGGCTGGCCCTCCCTCCCATGCGTGAGAGCGATCGTGGACGCGGGGATTCCGGTTATGGGGCACGTCGGGCTTACCCCACAAACGGCCGTACTGCAGGAAGGCTTGAAGGTTCAGGGGCGAGGGCGCGACGACGCACGCCGCATCCTTGAGGATGCCATGGCGCTTGAAAAGGCGGGAGCTTTTGCGATCGTGCTTGAGGCGATTCCCGGCGTACTCGCCCGGGTGATCACTAAGCGGTTGACTATTCCCACCATCGGGATCGGTGCCGGTCCAGATTGCGATGGTCAGGTTCTGGTCATCCATGACCTGCTTGGGCTCTTCGATCGTTTCGTTCCGAAGTTCACGAAGCAGTACGCTGATCTCGCCAAGGTGATCAGCGATGCGGTGAGCCGCTTCCGGGAAGAGGTGATCGAATGCCGATTTCCTGATGCCGCACACACATACTCGATCGACCAGGAGACCGAGAGAGCGCTGCTGGATCTGTGA
- a CDS encoding alpha/beta fold hydrolase produces MLIRVGDLDTHFTVWGEGRPIVLLHGWGTSAESLGTVAKALEDRFRVYALDLPGFGWTPSAATVWGTWEYASYVEAFMDRLNISVASLVGHSFGGRIALALAAKWPDRVKSLVLVASAGIRPRRGPLFRMKVGAAKLAKQVFSLPMWGRLGERVIAELYQRMGSRDYRNAGALRATLVKVVSEDLRGILSSVRTPTLIIWGDRDQEVPFSSMEIMARGIQGSRLEVFEGAGHFPFVDSPDRFGRLVREFLCQDSQ; encoded by the coding sequence GTGCTGATACGTGTCGGTGACCTGGACACCCATTTTACCGTGTGGGGAGAGGGGAGGCCGATAGTTCTCCTTCATGGGTGGGGTACCTCAGCCGAGTCCCTGGGTACAGTCGCCAAGGCTCTGGAGGATCGATTTCGGGTGTACGCCCTCGATCTACCTGGTTTTGGCTGGACGCCATCGGCTGCTACGGTGTGGGGGACATGGGAGTATGCCTCCTATGTCGAGGCATTTATGGATCGCCTCAACATCTCGGTGGCCAGTCTGGTCGGCCATTCATTTGGAGGCCGAATCGCGCTGGCCCTGGCTGCCAAGTGGCCCGATAGGGTCAAGAGTCTTGTTTTGGTGGCCAGCGCAGGGATCCGCCCGAGACGAGGGCCTCTGTTCCGCATGAAGGTTGGAGCCGCGAAGCTGGCGAAGCAGGTGTTTTCGCTGCCTATGTGGGGTAGGCTGGGCGAGCGAGTGATTGCCGAACTCTATCAGCGGATGGGGTCGCGGGACTATCGGAACGCCGGAGCACTACGCGCTACGCTGGTCAAGGTCGTGAGCGAAGACCTCCGGGGGATCTTGTCGTCTGTTCGTACGCCTACACTGATTATCTGGGGAGACCGGGATCAGGAGGTGCCGTTCTCCTCGATGGAGATTATGGCGCGCGGGATACAGGGCTCGCGGTTGGAGGTGTTCGAAGGGGCCGGCCATTTCCCGTTTGTTGACAGCCCGGACCGTTTTGGCCGGTTGGTAAGGGAGTTCTTGTGCCAGGACAGCCAGTGA
- a CDS encoding Mur ligase family protein: MRHLDLIYLAQLERYNSARLRGWIARHWGLVLNGRGALVQVAVLGAGILLALLPLPVFPGLRHAGTGTFYIIWLAAGMWLRSRWSSLQVSQQLQWTSRTVRLVAVTFLLAVVAMLVTSGLTVLLLSRLMVAPLALLVGIGLATGLLVMSEIAAGTVLVANLSLAPLEQAVNQRFYAQAKVRMRQYPGEVVGITGSYGKTTTKFIAATLLQKRYSVFKTPDGVNSTMGIVRVVREALRDDHQFFVVEVAAYGPGEIKEVCEILRPRIGILTAVGVQHLERFGTPERIAEAKYELIDSLPPDGLAIVNADDPGALRLAERARREGRRVILYGVGDDERDLDVRGKDVKLSSHGSAFRVETGYGAAMFETKLLGGWNIANILGATAAALECGVPLEEIADGVKSLTPAPKRLELREEGGVIKLIDVANANPLGAQMALEVLSQFKGGSKILITPGLVELGQIEAEENRRFGRAAAAVCDYVLLVGPQQTLPLREGLREGGFADSRILVARHSGEVTDHLKAIVREGDVLLYENRLPDTYLELA, encoded by the coding sequence ATGCGCCATCTGGATCTGATATACCTTGCCCAGCTGGAGCGTTACAACAGTGCGCGCCTGCGTGGTTGGATCGCCAGGCACTGGGGCCTGGTTCTGAACGGCCGAGGGGCCCTCGTTCAGGTGGCGGTCTTAGGGGCCGGAATTCTCCTTGCGTTGTTACCTCTCCCTGTTTTTCCCGGCTTAAGGCATGCCGGGACAGGCACGTTTTACATTATCTGGCTGGCCGCCGGTATGTGGCTGAGATCCCGGTGGTCCTCGCTGCAGGTCAGTCAGCAACTGCAGTGGACATCTCGAACGGTACGCTTAGTAGCAGTCACGTTCCTCCTTGCGGTGGTGGCCATGCTTGTAACCTCCGGGTTGACTGTACTCTTACTGTCCAGACTCATGGTGGCCCCTCTCGCCCTCCTTGTCGGTATAGGCTTGGCTACCGGCCTGCTTGTGATGTCCGAGATTGCGGCGGGCACGGTCCTCGTGGCAAACCTGAGCCTCGCTCCACTGGAGCAGGCGGTCAATCAACGCTTCTATGCGCAGGCTAAAGTGCGCATGCGTCAGTATCCCGGGGAGGTCGTCGGGATCACTGGAAGCTATGGAAAGACGACGACGAAGTTCATCGCCGCGACGTTGCTTCAGAAGCGCTACTCGGTCTTTAAGACGCCTGACGGGGTCAACTCCACCATGGGTATCGTTCGGGTTGTCCGCGAGGCGCTTCGGGACGATCACCAGTTTTTCGTCGTCGAGGTGGCGGCCTACGGCCCCGGCGAGATCAAGGAGGTGTGCGAGATCCTGCGGCCCCGGATCGGTATCCTCACGGCGGTTGGGGTCCAGCACCTCGAGCGGTTCGGCACGCCGGAACGGATCGCCGAGGCGAAGTATGAGCTGATCGATTCGCTTCCACCGGATGGCTTAGCGATCGTGAACGCTGACGATCCAGGCGCTCTGCGATTGGCCGAACGCGCGAGGCGGGAAGGTCGACGCGTGATCTTGTACGGGGTCGGTGATGACGAACGGGATCTGGACGTTCGGGGGAAAGACGTCAAGCTCTCCAGCCATGGCTCGGCCTTTCGCGTGGAGACCGGGTATGGCGCGGCCATGTTCGAGACCAAGCTGCTCGGGGGCTGGAACATTGCCAATATCCTGGGGGCGACGGCTGCTGCCTTAGAGTGCGGTGTACCCCTGGAGGAGATTGCCGACGGGGTGAAGTCTCTTACGCCGGCGCCCAAGCGCCTGGAGCTTCGCGAAGAGGGTGGGGTCATCAAGCTGATCGATGTGGCCAACGCCAATCCGCTTGGGGCCCAGATGGCCCTGGAGGTCCTCAGCCAGTTTAAGGGGGGCTCGAAGATCCTGATCACGCCGGGCTTGGTGGAGTTAGGCCAGATCGAGGCGGAGGAGAACCGCCGGTTTGGCCGAGCTGCCGCTGCGGTCTGCGATTACGTCCTGTTGGTCGGGCCACAGCAGACACTACCGCTGCGTGAAGGGCTTCGCGAGGGTGGGTTTGCCGATAGCCGGATCCTGGTGGCCCGGCACAGCGGTGAAGTGACTGACCACCTCAAGGCGATCGTCCGAGAGGGCGATGTCCTGCTGTACGAGAATCGACTGCCTGATACGTACCTGGAGCTCGCATGA
- the rsmH gene encoding 16S rRNA (cytosine(1402)-N(4))-methyltransferase RsmH produces the protein MGAGVAIGELHVPVLLTETLDALRPHAGGRYLDATVGLGGHAEALLIESAPTGHLYGLDRDAETLVLAKERLRQFGDRVELFQGDFAMLGAIAAENGWGPFDGILFDLGFSSFQLDDASRGFSFMRDGPLDMRMDRHGDGISAAELLAKLSEREIERVLQDYSEERWARRIAARIVQDRREQPLTSTAQLARLVAAAVPRRAWPRRIHVATRTFQALRIAVNDELAGLRRGLQDAIGLLATGGRICIISFHSLEDRIVKETFRGWARSDPPRVHLLTKRPVIATEREIEVNLRARSAKLRAAERC, from the coding sequence ATGGGGGCTGGCGTGGCCATTGGGGAACTGCACGTCCCGGTCTTACTTACTGAGACGTTGGATGCCCTGCGGCCGCATGCTGGTGGTCGCTACCTGGATGCGACCGTGGGATTGGGAGGACACGCGGAAGCCCTCCTGATCGAGAGTGCGCCGACTGGTCATCTATACGGGCTTGATCGTGATGCCGAGACCTTGGTCTTGGCCAAGGAGCGCCTCAGGCAGTTCGGAGATCGAGTCGAGTTGTTCCAGGGTGACTTCGCCATGCTGGGTGCCATCGCCGCCGAGAATGGATGGGGCCCTTTCGATGGCATCTTGTTTGATCTGGGCTTTTCATCCTTTCAACTTGACGATGCCTCCAGAGGATTCAGCTTCATGAGGGACGGGCCACTGGATATGCGGATGGATCGTCATGGAGATGGGATATCAGCGGCAGAGCTGCTGGCCAAGCTCTCGGAGCGCGAAATCGAGAGGGTCCTGCAGGACTACAGCGAGGAGCGTTGGGCGAGGCGGATAGCGGCGCGGATCGTCCAAGACCGGCGGGAGCAGCCACTGACCTCCACCGCTCAACTCGCGCGTCTGGTGGCTGCGGCGGTACCAAGGCGTGCCTGGCCGCGCCGGATCCATGTCGCGACACGAACCTTCCAGGCGTTACGTATTGCCGTGAACGATGAGTTGGCCGGGCTTCGCCGTGGCCTGCAGGATGCCATCGGGCTGCTCGCTACTGGAGGAAGGATCTGTATCATCAGTTTTCATTCGCTCGAGGATCGGATTGTGAAGGAAACGTTTCGGGGGTGGGCGCGTTCGGATCCGCCGCGCGTCCATCTTCTAACCAAACGGCCGGTTATCGCAACGGAGCGGGAGATTGAAGTCAATCTTCGTGCCCGCAGCGCAAAGCTTCGGGCTGCGGAACGGTGCTAG
- the mraZ gene encoding division/cell wall cluster transcriptional repressor MraZ yields MFRGSFEHAIDDKGRLSIPARYREILKRRRERELVLVDLLFDACIAAYPIKTWQQIEQNLLSKGNSDKKFREYARLISARAVESTVDSQGRILIPPQLREKADLRRDVVIVGVLDKIEIWNRDRWASFCAQERDPEDYASKLAELGIRV; encoded by the coding sequence ATGTTTCGCGGAAGCTTCGAACACGCCATTGACGACAAAGGGCGGCTCAGCATCCCGGCCAGATATCGCGAGATTCTCAAGCGACGACGAGAGCGTGAGCTTGTCCTGGTCGATCTCCTCTTTGACGCCTGCATCGCAGCCTACCCGATCAAAACCTGGCAGCAGATCGAGCAGAATCTCCTGAGTAAGGGAAACTCGGATAAAAAGTTCCGGGAATACGCTCGCCTCATCTCGGCCCGTGCGGTCGAGTCGACTGTTGACAGCCAGGGGCGAATTCTGATTCCTCCGCAACTCAGAGAAAAGGCGGATCTGCGCCGGGATGTAGTGATTGTTGGGGTATTGGACAAGATCGAAATCTGGAATAGAGATCGCTGGGCGTCCTTTTGCGCGCAGGAGCGGGACCCTGAGGATTACGCGAGCAAGCTGGCGGAACTCGGGATCCGGGTATAG